One segment of Candidatus Pelagibacter ubique HTCC1062 DNA contains the following:
- a CDS encoding site-specific DNA-methyltransferase: MENNFKNKIINGDSLEELKKIPSETFDLVFADPPYNLQLKNSLTRPDRSKVNAVNDKWDHFESFKKYDEFTVAWLSECKRILKKDGAIWVIGSYHNIFRVGTAIQNLGFWILNDVIWNKNNPMPNFRGTRFTNAHETLIWASKSEKSKYTFNYQSLKCLNDDLQMRSDWNLPICNGAERLKKNGKKVHSTQKPESLLHRVLLASSNKGDMILDPFLGSGTTATVAKKLGRKYYGIEKEKVYFKAAEERLKNTKPLEDNFLDTLKNNRSKPRIPFGSLVELGIIKPGTSIFDQKKKIVAKIMADGSIKHNQAEGSIHKVAATILGSESCNGWTYWHCTVNGVSVPIDNLRQRLISKN, encoded by the coding sequence ATGGAAAACAATTTTAAAAATAAGATTATTAATGGTGACAGCCTTGAAGAATTAAAAAAAATTCCAAGCGAAACATTTGATCTTGTTTTTGCTGATCCACCATACAATTTACAATTAAAAAATTCCCTTACAAGACCAGATAGAAGCAAAGTCAATGCTGTTAATGATAAATGGGATCATTTTGAAAGCTTTAAAAAGTATGACGAGTTTACAGTTGCTTGGCTTTCTGAATGTAAAAGAATATTAAAAAAAGATGGAGCTATATGGGTCATTGGAAGTTATCATAATATTTTTAGAGTAGGCACTGCAATACAAAACTTAGGTTTTTGGATTTTAAATGATGTTATCTGGAATAAGAATAACCCAATGCCTAATTTTAGAGGAACAAGATTTACTAATGCTCATGAAACTTTAATTTGGGCATCTAAAAGTGAGAAGTCAAAATATACTTTTAACTACCAATCTTTGAAATGTTTAAATGATGACCTTCAAATGAGATCTGATTGGAATTTACCTATTTGTAATGGCGCAGAAAGACTTAAGAAAAATGGTAAAAAAGTTCACTCTACTCAAAAACCTGAATCTTTATTGCATAGAGTTTTATTAGCATCATCAAATAAAGGAGACATGATTTTAGATCCATTCTTAGGGTCTGGAACAACTGCAACAGTTGCTAAAAAACTTGGTAGAAAATATTATGGTATAGAAAAAGAGAAAGTCTATTTTAAAGCAGCAGAAGAAAGGTTAAAAAATACAAAACCTTTGGAGGATAATTTCTTAGACACTTTAAAAAATAATAGATCTAAACCTAGAATACCTTTTGGATCACTGGTAGAGCTTGGAATAATAAAGCCTGGAACAAGTATTTTTGATCAAAAGAAAAAAATAGTTGCTAAGATTATGGCAGATGGAAGTATCAAACATAATCAAGCTGAAGGATCAATTCATAAGGTTGCTGCAACGATACTTGGCTCAGAAAGCTGTAATGGATGGACTTATTGGCATTGCACAGTAAATGGTGTTTCTGTGCCAATTGATAATTTAAGACAAAGATTAATTTCTAAAAATTAG
- a CDS encoding FAD-dependent monooxygenase — protein MKNIAIIGAGISGLYIANLLSQNSNYKITIYEKNSSVNLEKGYGIQLSVNSIKLLNQINFQKISVKDKFHPHKLDFYSLKNNKKICDLDISMFNSTDRKYTTLQRSTLINFLKDGLHENIIYYNKKVIKINEEAENKEVSFEDGLSVKCDYLIISDGTFSKTKSLIANKETKPKYFNSIALRATIDQDALKGINPDNISLFLGSNLHSVLYPVNSKGQFNFITIFRKKLSTKELSDYSLFENKDFAASIMSEISKQVPTETINNLKSIKCFPIFVSSDVNEPKNKDTFIIGDAFFALPPTFAQGASQSIEVAHELYKNLENEKTQFNSERIKRVRMINMKSKLNYFAFHLSNPLIIWIRNLIMQKLVKNEKFINSYLGKIYKD, from the coding sequence ATGAAAAATATAGCAATAATAGGGGCGGGTATTTCAGGTCTGTATATTGCAAATCTTTTAAGTCAAAACTCAAATTATAAAATTACAATTTATGAGAAAAATAGTTCTGTTAACTTAGAAAAAGGATACGGAATTCAACTTTCAGTGAATAGTATTAAACTATTAAATCAAATAAATTTTCAAAAAATTAGTGTAAAAGATAAATTTCACCCCCATAAACTAGACTTCTATTCTTTAAAAAATAATAAGAAAATATGTGATTTAGATATATCCATGTTTAACAGCACGGATAGAAAATATACGACCTTACAGCGATCTACTTTGATTAATTTCTTAAAAGATGGGCTTCATGAAAATATTATCTATTATAATAAAAAAGTTATAAAAATTAATGAAGAAGCTGAAAATAAAGAAGTATCTTTTGAGGATGGTTTATCTGTTAAATGTGATTACTTAATTATCTCCGATGGAACTTTTTCAAAAACAAAATCATTAATTGCCAATAAAGAAACTAAGCCAAAGTATTTTAACTCTATTGCCTTAAGAGCAACAATTGACCAGGATGCCCTTAAGGGCATTAACCCAGATAATATATCTTTGTTTTTAGGGTCTAATTTACACTCAGTTCTTTATCCAGTTAATAGTAAAGGACAGTTTAATTTTATTACCATTTTTAGAAAAAAGCTTAGCACTAAAGAGTTGTCTGATTATTCTTTATTTGAGAACAAGGATTTTGCTGCATCTATTATGTCTGAAATATCAAAGCAAGTACCCACCGAAACAATAAACAATCTAAAAAGTATTAAATGTTTTCCAATATTTGTGAGTTCCGATGTCAATGAACCAAAAAATAAAGATACCTTTATTATTGGAGATGCCTTTTTTGCTTTACCCCCAACTTTTGCTCAAGGTGCCTCTCAATCAATAGAGGTTGCTCATGAACTTTATAAAAATTTAGAAAATGAAAAAACTCAATTTAACTCTGAAAGAATTAAAAGAGTAAGGATGATTAATATGAAATCAAAACTTAATTATTTTGCTTTTCATTTATCCAATCCATTAATAATTTGGATTAGAAACTTAATAATGCAAAAATTAGTTAAAAATGAAAAATTTATTAACAGCTATCTTGGTAAAATTTATAAAGACTAA